A region of the Candidatus Zixiibacteriota bacterium genome:
CGAACTTGCCGCCGCTCAAACAGCGCGATCACCTCGATTTCGTCATCCAAATCCTGATACATATCCCGAACTCGCGTTACACGGCGCACCTGCATGCGTACTCGTCGGCTCTTGCCCCAGCCGGCCAACGCGCGGGGTCGCTTCGCCGCGCGGCTGCGCATCACACCTCGCCCGCTCTCGCTACATCCGACGCATCAAGCCGACCACCTTGCCGGCCAGATAAAACCCCGGTGCGTTCTTCTCGATGATAATCGGGCCAAAGGCCTCATTCTCCGGCTGTAAGCGTATATGCCGTTTCTCCGGGTAAAAGCGCTTCACCGTGGCCTCATCGCCGATCACCGCGACCACAATATCGCCTGCATTCGCCGCCGACTGCTTGCGCACCAGCACGAAATCCCCGTCAAAAATCCCGGCATTCTTCATACTCTCGCCCTTGACCCGCAACGTGAACAAATCGCCCGATGGGACAAACGACTTGTCGACCACGATCCGCTCCGTGATATTATCCTCGGCTAGCATCGGCTGACCGGCCGGTACCTGGCCCACCAGCGGAATCATCACCGCATCCGCGACACTCTCCTTCACCAGGCGAATCCCCCGCGACACGGAAGCCATCTTCTCAATATAGCCCTTCCGGATCAGTGCCTTGAGCAGCGCCCGCACACCGTTGGTTGACGAGATTCCGAATTGATCGCCAATCTCCCGAATCGTCGGCGGCTGACCGTCCCGGTTGATTCGCTCCTCGATGTAGCGGTAGACTTCGTGCTGACGCGCAGTTAAGTCCTCATATGGCGTCATTTGACCTCCTGATTGTCATATTCATGCTCCAATCACTATACGGCACAAATGTGCAGTCGTCAATAGTTTTATCGCCAATCACCAAAAAATCTGTAGACGGGAAGATTCTGATCGTGTATAAAGACTATGAAAATGATCGTTGCACGTGTCAACCTTCTTCTGATCAACAGGTTACGTATCGGATTGCGATGAACTCTTTGATACCGCGACTCATCTGCATTTGCATCTGCCTTGCCGCCTCCCTCGTGACCATGCCGGCGCAACTGCACGGCAAACCCTTGGAAGTCCGCGGCGAGCGCTTCGACTTCGGGCACGTCCCCTTCGGATCAACTATCAAGCACCGTGTGATGCTCTTCAATCGCGGTGTACAGGTAATCAAAATCACGCGCGTCAATGCGGGTTGCGCCTGCACGCAGATTCCCTTAACCAAACGTGAAATCGCCCCCGGAGACTCACTGGGAGTCGACTTGATTCTTGATACTTCAAAGATCCACAAAGGGCTCTTCCAGAAGGCCCCCATGATCTACACCGACAACGTCGAATCCCCGCGCGTCACGGTCACTCTGGTCGGCTACAATCTCGGCGCTGAAGAGCATGGCCCGCGTATCAAGGTTCAGCCCGGCGCAGTTGTGTTCAACCGCGACGACGGCATCAAAAAGCA
Encoded here:
- a CDS encoding DUF1573 domain-containing protein, with the protein product MNSLIPRLICICICLAASLVTMPAQLHGKPLEVRGERFDFGHVPFGSTIKHRVMLFNRGVQVIKITRVNAGCACTQIPLTKREIAPGDSLGVDLILDTSKIHKGLFQKAPMIYTDNVESPRVTVTLVGYNLGAEEHGPRIKVQPGAVVFNRDDGIKKQVVHIQNGTSLDLRPQVVALPEANVVEITMPQRVIRPNHSDSIMVTLSQTPAQQALTNESFTFYFNDNKNTRFTIPITIIR
- the lexA gene encoding transcriptional repressor LexA, producing the protein MTPYEDLTARQHEVYRYIEERINRDGQPPTIREIGDQFGISSTNGVRALLKALIRKGYIEKMASVSRGIRLVKESVADAVMIPLVGQVPAGQPMLAEDNITERIVVDKSFVPSGDLFTLRVKGESMKNAGIFDGDFVLVRKQSAANAGDIVVAVIGDEATVKRFYPEKRHIRLQPENEAFGPIIIEKNAPGFYLAGKVVGLMRRM